The DNA sequence CTTGCAAAGGAATTAATTGAAGGGAACGGCAGGTTGGCAAGCCCCGGATTTATAGATACACATATCCATCTGACTGATGTCATTGGTGATTATGATCTGGCTCCCGATTATCTTTTGGAAAATTCTGTCCGCAGGTACAAGGATGCTTTAGCTAAAACTTATCTTAGCTATGGCATAACGACCGTAGTGGACATGGGACAACCTGAAAAATGGCTGGCTGAGACAATTAAATGGCAAAACAATCCTGAACCCGGCTATCCAAACATTTTTTTTACGGGAAGCGCACTAATCTCGGATGAGACAAGAAAGCCATATATAAGCCATGTCGAGATATTGAATAATGAAGAAGCAAAAAAGAAAGTACAAGAATATCACGACAAGGGTCTGAACCAGATCAAGCTATACTGGCGATTGCAAAAGCCAGAAATCGAAGCAGTTATTGAAAGTGCCAGATCTTTAGATATCAATATGTTCGCACATGTTGACAATAACGTAGTAGGTTTCAACGAATTGCTGGACCTGGGCGTCCGAAATTTTGAGCATGCCAGCACTGTGTCCAATGACGTTTTCGTGTTCGCCGAAAACGGTGATAGACTAACTGCCATCCTTCAAAAATATTATCCCGGTATACAAGCTTACATGGCTTTTGCCCTGGAAAAAATCCAGTTAGTTGAGGACATTCCCGAATTGCGAAAGAGAAGAAATTTGCTGTTGAGTAAAATGATAGAAAAGGATGCCAGCCTGTCCACGACCATCCATCTTTTTGGCTCATTTTGCGGAAGGACCTATTTCAATTCATTCCTGACCGACTTTTATCGAAACGAGAATCCGGAATTAAACCCGGATCAACAAAAACGACTAAATAAAGCTTTCGATACCT is a window from the Anseongella ginsenosidimutans genome containing:
- a CDS encoding amidohydrolase family protein, with translation MAITDVMLFDSESKQVLKNKTILINADTIAAVINNGRKILAKELIEGNGRLASPGFIDTHIHLTDVIGDYDLAPDYLLENSVRRYKDALAKTYLSYGITTVVDMGQPEKWLAETIKWQNNPEPGYPNIFFTGSALISDETRKPYISHVEILNNEEAKKKVQEYHDKGLNQIKLYWRLQKPEIEAVIESARSLDINMFAHVDNNVVGFNELLDLGVRNFEHASTVSNDVFVFAENGDRLTAILQKYYPGIQAYMAFALEKIQLVEDIPELRKRRNLLLSKMIEKDASLSTTIHLFGSFCGRTYFNSFLTDFYRNENPELNPDQQKRLNKAFDTYMAYVKAAHEKGLKLRIGTDCKEGGKAALSEMLLLHEAGIPMEDILQIANINGAQAMQISNNFGSIKQGKQADLIIFHKNPFKAPKNLLSPKTIIKSGQKFN